The following are encoded together in the Bacillota bacterium genome:
- the pheT gene encoding phenylalanine--tRNA ligase subunit beta, giving the protein MLVSLNWLKDYIDFDLSADELADKLNLTGTAVESVKHLGEGLGNVRVGLLLEVKPHPNADKLSVTTVNIGRPETLEIVCGAKNIKVGDKVPVALVGATLPSGIEIKPVKLRGVTSYGMLCSKAELGLGTDHAGIYILPEDVEVGAPLTEALGLDDTILELEITPNRPDCLSMIGMAREVGAITGRTIHKPSIDLVESAEKTTDIASVQILDPDLCPRYTARVIRGVKIGPSPTWMQSRLEKAGMRPINNIVDITNYVMLEMGQPLHAFDLNTIRDRKIIVRRAKNGEHIETLDGVVRELDDSMLVIADTERAIALAGVMGGANTEVSDKTVDILLESAYFEPTSIMRTSRNLGLLSESSSRFEKGTDPNGTAVAADRAAQLMAAYADGTVTQGLIDVYPKMIEPRRLPLRTDKVNAILGTKLKPDEIKKILTGLEISAEVVGETTEMRVIAPSFRPDLEREIDLIEEIARIYGYNNIESTLPESGYKQGGLSERQKVAESIKDRLIATGLSEAITYSFMDPNDIDKLQIPQGDPLRWFVRLLNPLNEELSVLRTTLMANLLKVIKYNINREQYDVQIFEVGHVFWQEQGKDIPDEEVMLGIAITGAWEPDEWYDKARSVDFFDLKGIIEAVLSELNIKNWSVRHFTHPAIHPGRSAELLIGNESVGYFGELHPNAQSDFDLPRTYVAELNFTKLIDKAVTQKEFAEIPRHPAISLDIAILVDDSIENEQVMDVIRTAGKPLLENVRLFDLYKGAGIPEGKKSMAYSMVFRAPDRTLTDQEALDVRESIVERLSRELKAEIRA; this is encoded by the coding sequence ATGCTGGTTTCTCTTAACTGGTTAAAGGATTATATAGATTTCGATTTATCAGCAGATGAGCTTGCCGACAAGCTCAACCTGACGGGTACGGCTGTGGAAAGCGTAAAGCATCTTGGGGAAGGTCTTGGAAACGTCAGAGTAGGTTTGCTTCTTGAGGTTAAACCACATCCAAACGCAGATAAGCTAAGCGTGACCACGGTAAATATCGGGCGCCCTGAGACTCTTGAGATAGTTTGCGGTGCCAAGAATATTAAAGTGGGAGACAAAGTTCCCGTTGCTTTGGTTGGGGCTACTCTTCCTAGCGGCATAGAGATCAAGCCAGTAAAGTTAAGAGGCGTAACTTCCTACGGTATGCTTTGCTCTAAAGCTGAGCTTGGGCTAGGTACAGACCATGCAGGCATTTATATTCTGCCTGAGGATGTCGAAGTTGGAGCTCCCCTGACCGAGGCTCTTGGATTGGACGATACCATTCTTGAACTTGAAATTACGCCTAATCGCCCCGATTGTCTATCAATGATTGGGATGGCTAGGGAAGTAGGGGCTATAACAGGGCGTACGATTCATAAGCCGTCCATAGACCTGGTCGAATCAGCTGAAAAAACAACAGATATTGCATCGGTTCAGATACTGGACCCTGACCTCTGTCCGCGGTATACCGCAAGGGTAATTAGGGGTGTGAAAATAGGGCCAAGCCCGACATGGATGCAGTCCCGTCTAGAAAAGGCTGGGATGCGCCCGATTAATAATATAGTCGATATTACAAATTATGTAATGCTTGAGATGGGTCAACCGCTTCATGCTTTCGACCTTAACACCATCCGTGACCGTAAAATAATAGTTCGTAGGGCGAAGAACGGTGAGCATATAGAAACACTTGACGGCGTCGTACGCGAGCTTGACGATAGCATGCTCGTAATTGCGGATACGGAAAGGGCAATTGCGCTTGCAGGTGTTATGGGAGGTGCAAATACCGAGGTTTCCGATAAGACTGTTGATATATTGCTCGAGTCGGCGTACTTTGAGCCGACGTCGATAATGAGGACCTCAAGAAACCTTGGGCTGCTGTCTGAATCTTCGTCTCGCTTTGAAAAAGGCACCGATCCAAACGGCACGGCGGTTGCGGCTGACAGGGCAGCTCAGCTCATGGCTGCATATGCAGATGGCACAGTGACCCAGGGATTAATCGATGTTTATCCAAAAATGATAGAGCCAAGGAGGTTGCCGTTAAGAACCGATAAGGTAAATGCTATATTAGGTACCAAACTTAAGCCTGATGAGATAAAGAAAATCCTTACCGGGCTTGAGATATCGGCTGAAGTAGTTGGTGAAACGACCGAGATGCGGGTTATCGCACCGTCGTTCAGGCCTGATTTAGAGCGTGAAATAGATTTAATAGAGGAAATAGCAAGAATTTATGGATACAACAATATAGAATCTACCTTGCCGGAGAGCGGATATAAGCAGGGAGGGTTAAGCGAGCGCCAGAAAGTCGCGGAATCAATCAAAGATCGACTTATCGCAACTGGACTCTCAGAAGCAATTACCTACAGTTTCATGGACCCAAATGATATTGACAAGCTTCAAATCCCACAGGGAGATCCTCTACGCTGGTTTGTGAGGTTGCTTAATCCGCTTAATGAAGAGTTGTCGGTTTTAAGAACGACTCTTATGGCAAATCTGCTCAAAGTTATTAAATATAACATAAACCGCGAGCAGTATGATGTGCAGATATTTGAAGTTGGCCATGTTTTCTGGCAGGAGCAGGGCAAAGATATTCCAGACGAAGAGGTTATGCTCGGTATTGCCATAACAGGTGCCTGGGAGCCAGACGAATGGTATGATAAGGCAAGAAGTGTAGACTTTTTTGATCTTAAGGGGATTATTGAGGCAGTTCTTAGTGAGCTTAATATTAAGAACTGGTCAGTGAGGCACTTTACACACCCGGCAATTCATCCCGGAAGAAGCGCAGAGCTGCTCATAGGGAATGAGTCGGTTGGCTATTTTGGGGAATTACACCCTAACGCTCAATCTGATTTCGATCTGCCGAGAACATATGTAGCGGAGCTTAACTTTACCAAGCTAATAGATAAAGCCGTAACCCAGAAGGAGTTTGCTGAGATACCTAGGCATCCGGCAATCTCTCTTGATATTGCTATTCTTGTTGATGATTCTATTGAAAATGAGCAAGTAATGGATGTTATCAGGACTGCAGGCAAGCCGCTACTTGAGAACGTAAGATTGTTTGACTTATATAAAGGCGCAGGCATACCGGAAGGCAAAAAAAGTATGGCATACTCGATGGTTTTCCGCGCACCAGATAGGACGCTTACAGATCAGGAAGCGTTAGATGTCCGTGAGAGTATAGTTGAGAGATTGAGCAGAGAGCTTAAAGCCGAGATAAGGGCGTAG
- a CDS encoding phenylalanine--tRNA ligase subunit alpha — translation MVSRTDLEKIYETARADVAKAKDLRELDRVRVEYLGKKGKITGVLKTLGRLSPEERKEIGQVANRVRQSLEADINAKQDELSRAEIEARLAAETVDITLPGRVHPHGHRHLISKIIREVTDIFIGLGYKVAEGPEVELDYYNFKALNTPADHPARSLQDTFYIKKESVQPQDNDILLRTHTSPVQIRVMKSQQPPVYVIAPGKVFRRDVPDPSHSPMFHQIEGLAVDKGITFGDLKGTLEEFSRQMFGKQSQFRVVAREGFHEELTEDGAYTRLRPHFFPFTEPSAEVDVRCFACGGVGCRICGSGWLEILGAGMVDPNVLIEVGYDPEEVSGFAFGMGVERIAMLIYGVSDIRTFFENDIRFVKQF, via the coding sequence ATGGTATCGCGGACGGATCTGGAGAAAATATATGAAACGGCCAGGGCAGATGTCGCTAAGGCGAAAGATTTGCGGGAACTGGACCGGGTAAGGGTGGAATACCTTGGTAAAAAAGGTAAAATAACCGGGGTTCTGAAAACTCTGGGGCGGCTATCCCCGGAGGAAAGAAAAGAAATCGGTCAGGTAGCAAACAGGGTAAGGCAAAGCCTGGAGGCCGATATTAACGCGAAACAGGATGAGCTTTCAAGAGCAGAAATAGAGGCTCGTCTTGCTGCAGAAACAGTAGATATAACACTGCCGGGGAGGGTGCACCCACACGGGCACAGGCACCTTATCTCAAAAATTATCAGGGAGGTAACTGATATTTTTATCGGCCTTGGTTATAAAGTAGCCGAAGGCCCTGAAGTTGAGCTTGATTATTATAACTTCAAGGCCCTCAATACCCCGGCTGATCATCCTGCAAGGAGTCTTCAGGATACATTTTACATCAAGAAAGAAAGCGTTCAGCCGCAAGACAACGATATCTTGCTTAGAACACATACATCACCGGTGCAAATTAGGGTGATGAAATCGCAGCAGCCGCCGGTTTACGTAATAGCTCCGGGTAAAGTTTTCAGAAGAGATGTTCCCGACCCGAGCCATTCTCCAATGTTCCATCAAATAGAGGGTTTAGCTGTTGATAAAGGAATTACTTTTGGTGATCTAAAGGGGACTCTTGAGGAGTTCTCCAGACAGATGTTTGGCAAACAGAGCCAGTTTAGGGTAGTTGCACGTGAGGGGTTCCATGAGGAACTGACCGAAGATGGAGCATATACTAGACTGCGTCCACATTTCTTTCCGTTTACAGAGCCGAGCGCAGAGGTAGATGTGCGCTGTTTCGCCTGTGGCGGTGTAGGCTGTAGGATTTGTGGAAGCGGCTGGCTTGAGATACTTGGTGCGGGGATGGTGGATCCTAATGTCTTGATAGAGGTCGGTTACGACCCTGAAGAGGTAAGCGGATTCGCTTTTGGAATGGGCGTTGAAAGGATTGCCATGTTGATCTACGGCGTATCCGACATCAGGACGTTCTTCGAGAACGATATCAGGTTTGTGAAACAATTTTAA
- the argC gene encoding N-acetyl-gamma-glutamyl-phosphate reductase, with the protein MAVKVGIIGASGYTGAELIRLAAAHPEMEVVYATANQYQNIAVAELYPHLNGVTSLVFEPYDFENALGKADLFFLALPHGQGMKITTALLDAGCRVVDLSGDFRLNDAATYEEWYKTAHINPQLMLRATYGLPELYEQKIKESTFVSNPGCYPTGAILALAPLFSAKLVKPDSIIIDSLSGVSGAGRDPKPATHFCKVDESLTAYKVGGIHQHTPEIEQYLSDIAGEKVKVSFTPHLVPITRGILTTAYIEAAEKVELAELIVLYQEYYRNKPFVCILPQGQYPETKNVMGSNYCHIGLAYDKRTNRIIVISAIDNLVKGASGQAIQNMNIMLGLPQDMGLKVVGLAP; encoded by the coding sequence ATGGCTGTAAAAGTGGGCATTATCGGAGCATCTGGGTATACCGGAGCCGAACTTATCCGGCTGGCTGCGGCACACCCTGAGATGGAAGTTGTGTATGCTACCGCAAACCAATATCAAAATATAGCGGTGGCTGAATTATACCCGCATTTAAACGGCGTAACCAGCCTTGTTTTTGAGCCTTATGACTTCGAAAATGCGCTTGGTAAGGCAGATTTATTCTTTTTGGCGCTTCCGCATGGCCAGGGAATGAAGATTACAACCGCGCTTTTGGATGCTGGCTGCAGGGTTGTAGACCTAAGTGGCGATTTCCGGTTAAACGATGCAGCGACTTATGAAGAGTGGTATAAGACCGCACATATAAATCCCCAGCTCATGCTAAGGGCGACATATGGCCTTCCTGAGCTTTATGAGCAAAAGATCAAAGAATCGACCTTTGTATCAAATCCGGGCTGCTACCCGACAGGCGCGATTCTTGCTCTAGCCCCATTGTTCTCTGCAAAGCTAGTGAAACCAGATAGTATTATTATAGATTCTTTAAGTGGCGTATCCGGTGCCGGACGCGACCCGAAGCCGGCGACCCATTTCTGCAAAGTAGATGAGAGCTTGACGGCATATAAAGTCGGTGGCATACACCAACATACCCCCGAAATTGAACAGTACCTGTCCGATATTGCAGGCGAGAAAGTAAAAGTATCTTTTACGCCCCACCTTGTTCCAATAACCAGGGGGATTCTAACCACAGCTTATATTGAGGCAGCCGAAAAAGTTGAATTAGCCGAACTTATAGTTCTTTACCAGGAATATTATAGAAACAAACCGTTTGTTTGCATCTTGCCTCAGGGTCAGTATCCAGAAACTAAGAATGTCATGGGCTCGAACTACTGCCATATAGGCCTTGCCTATGATAAGAGGACGAATAGGATTATAGTAATTTCTGCTATTGATAATCTGGTTAAAGGTGCGTCTGGGCAGGCGATCCAGAATATGAACATAATGCTGGGCTTACCGCAGGATATGGGATTGAAGGTTGTTGGCTTGGCACCCTAA
- the rplT gene encoding 50S ribosomal protein L20, with protein sequence MPRTRHATSTKRRHKKILNLAKGYRGAKSKQYKAAKEQVMHSLSYAYRDRKAKKRDFRQLWIARINAGARANGISYSRFINGLKLADIDLDRKVLADMALNDPEAFAELAAIAKEKVMA encoded by the coding sequence ATGCCAAGAACAAGACATGCCACTAGTACTAAGAGAAGGCATAAAAAGATATTAAATTTGGCAAAAGGATATCGTGGTGCGAAGAGCAAGCAGTACAAGGCTGCTAAAGAACAGGTAATGCACTCGCTGTCTTACGCGTACAGAGATAGAAAAGCAAAAAAGCGCGATTTTAGGCAACTCTGGATCGCAAGGATCAACGCCGGGGCAAGGGCAAACGGTATATCTTATAGCCGATTTATAAACGGACTTAAACTTGCCGATATTGATCTCGATAGAAAAGTTCTTGCCGATATGGCGCTTAACGACCCGGAAGCTTTTGCAGAACTTGCTGCTATAGCTAAAGAGAAAGTCATGGCATAG
- the rpmI gene encoding 50S ribosomal protein L35: MPKMKTHRGAAKRFKVTGSGKLSYKHAFTSHILTKKTAKRKRRLRKDGIVESANKKSLKRMLGM, from the coding sequence ATGCCGAAGATGAAGACCCATCGTGGAGCGGCAAAACGCTTCAAGGTTACAGGTTCAGGCAAGTTGTCTTATAAACATGCTTTTACAAGCCATATTCTTACTAAGAAGACTGCAAAGCGCAAAAGACGGCTGCGTAAAGATGGTATTGTAGAATCAGCTAACAAGAAAAGCCTGAAGCGTATGTTGGGCATGTAG
- a CDS encoding NDP-sugar synthase has product MRRESKQFYFKLFLFPALRSILKNAMRAVLLAAGQGLRLRPLTLTKPKAIVPLANRPSIVRLLEYLRPYEIKEMYINLHYLPEDIKDVVGAGTWWNTRVHYSYEPELLGTAGAIKKLDKFIGDDKFIVVNTDIATDIDLIEPLEFHETRGAEVTLIMTRARPGSGYEHIGVSPGGRILINKDPNDVVENGIYTGMAIFEPTVLDIIPQEPSSLLNSVFIPLAEEGGLYAYFQDGYWSDIGTVERYLQVNKDLINGKVKSTIDGRLVGENIWISETSEIDLTVRIEEPALIGRGVSIERGALIGPNTVIGNGCYIGPNVKISNSVVWDGCRIGSSSLIDSCVIADGQQIVPGQRLKRTVVQGGIAEPVFNI; this is encoded by the coding sequence TTGCGCCGGGAATCAAAACAATTTTACTTTAAATTGTTTTTATTCCCGGCGCTTCGTAGTATACTAAAAAACGCTATGCGTGCTGTTCTGCTTGCTGCGGGCCAGGGTTTGCGACTCAGGCCACTGACTCTCACAAAACCGAAAGCTATTGTTCCCCTTGCAAACCGGCCGTCAATTGTCAGGCTGCTGGAGTATTTGAGACCCTACGAAATCAAAGAAATGTATATAAATCTCCATTACCTCCCAGAAGATATTAAGGATGTAGTTGGGGCTGGAACGTGGTGGAATACGAGAGTTCATTACTCGTACGAGCCGGAACTCTTGGGAACGGCGGGCGCAATAAAGAAACTCGATAAATTTATCGGTGACGATAAATTTATCGTCGTAAACACCGATATTGCAACCGATATAGATCTTATCGAGCCTCTCGAGTTTCATGAGACAAGGGGTGCGGAAGTCACCCTTATCATGACCCGGGCGAGGCCAGGCTCCGGTTATGAACATATTGGTGTAAGTCCTGGCGGCAGAATTTTAATCAATAAGGACCCAAACGATGTGGTGGAAAACGGGATCTACACCGGAATGGCGATTTTCGAACCAACGGTTTTAGACATCATACCCCAAGAACCTTCAAGCCTTCTTAACTCTGTATTTATCCCCCTTGCCGAAGAGGGTGGCCTTTACGCGTATTTTCAGGATGGTTACTGGTCAGATATAGGTACTGTGGAGAGGTACCTACAGGTAAACAAGGACTTGATTAATGGCAAAGTGAAATCCACTATAGATGGTCGCCTTGTTGGAGAAAATATCTGGATTAGTGAAACATCTGAAATAGATCTGACCGTTCGCATTGAAGAGCCCGCCTTAATTGGCAGGGGAGTTAGCATTGAGCGGGGGGCCTTAATCGGTCCCAATACTGTTATTGGAAATGGCTGCTATATAGGACCAAACGTTAAGATATCAAACAGTGTGGTGTGGGATGGGTGTCGCATTGGCTCCTCATCACTGATCGATAGTTGTGTTATTGCCGATGGCCAGCAAATAGTGCCCGGTCAAAGGCTAAAAAGAACGGTTGTTCAAGGCGGAATTGCCGAGCCAGTTTTTAATATATAG
- the argJ gene encoding bifunctional glutamate N-acetyltransferase/amino-acid acetyltransferase ArgJ has translation MTISNANRVNIKQIDGGVTSPKGFKAAGLACGIKASGRKDIAVLVSDKICSAAAVFTTNKVAAAPVHLSKAHLANGRAQAIVVNSGVANAYTGRQGDTDAARMAEITAIEAGIDPNDVIVASTGVIGSPLPMQNIERGIKEAVSKLSTGAGSDAAEAIMTTDTFLKEYAVSFEIDGKEVIIGGTAKGSGMIAPNMATMLGFITTDAAVSPDMLDAFLKSSVEKSFNSITVDGDTSTNDMVVLLANGESGVQITKDSALVFQEALDLVCIELAKLIVRDGEGATKFIEINVLGARNNADARKAAMAIANSNLVKTAFFGEDANWGRIVAAVGYSGADVDPERIDILYGDERLIENGSIAAYDPDRVDFILKEKDIKVTVNLNLGDGSTRVWTCDFSYDYVKINAEYHT, from the coding sequence ATGACTATAAGTAACGCAAATAGGGTGAACATAAAACAAATAGATGGTGGTGTGACCAGCCCAAAGGGGTTTAAGGCCGCGGGTCTTGCCTGCGGTATAAAGGCGAGCGGTCGCAAGGATATAGCGGTTCTCGTTTCGGATAAAATTTGTTCAGCCGCAGCGGTCTTTACTACCAACAAGGTGGCTGCTGCGCCGGTCCATTTAAGCAAGGCGCACCTAGCAAATGGTAGGGCACAAGCCATTGTGGTAAACAGCGGTGTGGCAAATGCATATACCGGAAGACAGGGTGATACCGATGCCGCGCGGATGGCGGAGATAACGGCAATCGAAGCAGGAATCGACCCGAATGATGTTATTGTAGCCTCAACCGGGGTGATCGGCAGCCCGCTTCCGATGCAAAATATTGAAAGAGGCATAAAGGAAGCCGTAAGTAAGCTATCTACAGGCGCAGGCTCAGATGCGGCCGAGGCAATAATGACAACGGATACCTTCCTGAAGGAATATGCTGTATCTTTTGAGATTGATGGCAAAGAAGTTATAATCGGCGGTACTGCTAAAGGTTCGGGCATGATAGCTCCCAATATGGCTACCATGCTGGGATTTATTACAACAGATGCAGCGGTCTCACCCGATATGCTGGATGCTTTCTTGAAATCTTCTGTTGAAAAATCGTTTAATTCGATTACCGTAGATGGTGATACCAGCACCAATGATATGGTAGTACTCCTTGCTAATGGTGAATCGGGGGTTCAGATAACTAAAGATAGCGCTTTAGTGTTCCAGGAGGCGCTGGACTTGGTTTGTATAGAGCTGGCCAAACTTATTGTGCGGGACGGGGAAGGTGCAACCAAGTTTATAGAGATAAATGTTTTAGGTGCTCGGAATAACGCTGATGCAAGGAAGGCAGCTATGGCTATTGCCAACTCTAATCTTGTTAAGACGGCGTTTTTTGGTGAGGATGCTAATTGGGGCAGAATAGTGGCGGCGGTTGGTTATTCAGGGGCAGATGTTGACCCAGAAAGAATAGATATTCTATATGGTGATGAGAGATTGATAGAAAATGGAAGCATAGCGGCGTATGACCCCGATAGGGTAGATTTTATTCTTAAAGAGAAGGATATAAAGGTCACGGTTAATCTCAACCTCGGAGATGGCTCTACCCGCGTTTGGACATGTGATTTTAGTTATGACTACGTAAAGATAAACGCAGAATATCATACTTAG
- the infC gene encoding translation initiation factor IF-3 — protein MATDARINERIRSPRVRLISHDGTQLGIKPIDEALRIAYDAGLDLVEVAPQADPPVCRIMDYGKYKYEQTQKAKRAKKHAATLVVKEMKLRPKIDNHDFEVKKKHIIRFLEDGAKVKVTIMFRGRELAHTDLGKKLLDRIAEEVSNLGKVEAQPKLDGRNMVMVLAPVVKATAAES, from the coding sequence ATCGCAACTGATGCTCGAATTAATGAGAGAATTCGTTCCCCACGGGTTCGGCTTATTTCGCATGACGGAACTCAGCTCGGTATTAAGCCGATTGATGAAGCTCTAAGGATTGCCTATGATGCCGGATTGGATTTGGTGGAAGTTGCCCCGCAGGCCGATCCGCCAGTCTGCAGGATAATGGATTACGGCAAATATAAATATGAGCAGACTCAGAAGGCGAAAAGGGCCAAGAAACATGCCGCGACTCTGGTCGTGAAGGAAATGAAGCTTCGCCCAAAGATTGATAATCATGACTTTGAGGTGAAGAAAAAACACATAATTCGTTTCCTTGAAGACGGTGCGAAAGTTAAGGTTACAATTATGTTTAGGGGTCGCGAACTGGCTCATACCGACCTTGGCAAAAAGCTTCTCGACCGTATAGCCGAGGAGGTAAGCAATCTGGGCAAGGTCGAAGCTCAGCCTAAACTTGACGGGAGAAACATGGTTATGGTTTTAGCCCCAGTGGTAAAAGCTACGGCAGCCGAGTCGTAA
- the thrS gene encoding threonine--tRNA ligase: MEKISITLPDGVRIELDAGSTAYDLAGKIGPRLQKAAIAALINDNLADLSMVLNDGDIVSIVTDHMGSGIDIIRHSTAHIMAQAVMRLFPGTKLGIGPTIEGGFYYDFDINKRISSEDFPAIEEEMRKIITENYPFERRVIGKEEAKKIFKDQPYKLELIDELEDDTVSVYSQGEFIDLCRGPQVPSTGKVKAFKLLSVAGAYWRGDEKRPMLQRIYGTAFPSKEALKEHLETLAEAERRDHRKLGRELDLFTIDDEFGAGLPLWHPKGAILRKVIEDFWKNEHLKRGYELIMTPHIAKVDLWKTSGHWDFYRESMFSPMEVEGTDYVVKPMNCPGHIKIYKNHTRSYRDLPLRWAELGTVYRFERSGVLHGLLRVRGFTQDDAHIFCTPEQIEDEILGVIDLMLYIFKKFGFDKYDVYLSTQPDKFVGTQENWDRATNALKVALEKAGLEYQIDPGEGVFYGPKIDVKIRDALGRSWQCTTIQVDFNLPERFDVNFIGSDNREHRTIMIHRAIFGSLERFIGVLIENYAGAFPVWLSPEQVVVLPIADRHNDYALAVADRLKGLGARARADVRTESVNKKIRDAQLMKIPYMLVVGDKEIENNQVAVRDRTGNRGPMSIDIFAAELEKSMRPPEIIWPSEAADGGAADGGAMQT, from the coding sequence ATGGAGAAGATAAGCATAACTCTGCCAGATGGGGTTAGAATTGAGCTTGATGCAGGAAGTACAGCTTACGACCTTGCCGGAAAGATTGGCCCACGTCTTCAGAAAGCGGCGATAGCTGCCCTGATCAACGATAACCTCGCAGACCTGAGTATGGTATTAAACGACGGCGATATTGTTTCGATTGTAACCGATCATATGGGAAGCGGCATAGATATTATTCGACACAGCACCGCGCATATTATGGCTCAAGCTGTTATGCGTCTTTTTCCTGGAACTAAACTTGGAATAGGTCCGACTATTGAGGGTGGTTTCTATTACGATTTCGACATAAATAAACGAATTTCATCCGAGGATTTCCCCGCTATAGAAGAAGAAATGAGAAAGATCATTACTGAGAACTATCCATTTGAGAGGCGGGTTATCGGCAAAGAAGAGGCAAAAAAGATTTTCAAGGACCAACCGTATAAATTGGAGCTGATTGATGAGCTTGAGGATGACACAGTAAGCGTATATAGTCAGGGCGAGTTTATCGATCTCTGCCGAGGTCCACAGGTACCAAGCACAGGTAAAGTGAAAGCGTTTAAGTTACTAAGTGTTGCGGGGGCATATTGGAGAGGCGATGAAAAGAGGCCTATGCTACAGAGAATCTACGGCACGGCGTTTCCGTCTAAAGAAGCACTCAAAGAGCACCTTGAGACATTGGCGGAGGCCGAGCGGCGGGACCATAGAAAACTTGGCAGAGAGCTCGACCTCTTCACTATAGACGATGAATTTGGCGCGGGGCTTCCGCTTTGGCATCCAAAGGGCGCCATCTTAAGAAAAGTAATTGAAGATTTTTGGAAAAACGAACACTTAAAGCGTGGCTATGAATTAATTATGACACCGCACATTGCCAAAGTAGACCTCTGGAAAACAAGCGGCCACTGGGACTTTTACCGTGAGAGCATGTTCTCGCCAATGGAGGTTGAGGGAACCGATTATGTTGTAAAGCCGATGAACTGTCCCGGACATATCAAGATCTATAAGAACCATACCAGGAGCTACCGTGATTTGCCGTTACGCTGGGCAGAGCTTGGAACCGTCTACCGTTTTGAAAGGTCAGGTGTTCTTCACGGCCTTCTAAGGGTGCGCGGGTTTACTCAGGACGACGCGCATATATTTTGCACACCAGAGCAGATCGAAGATGAGATCCTCGGGGTAATAGATCTAATGCTTTATATCTTTAAGAAATTTGGTTTCGATAAGTATGATGTTTACCTTTCGACCCAGCCGGACAAATTCGTAGGAACGCAGGAGAATTGGGATAGAGCAACTAATGCATTGAAGGTGGCGCTTGAAAAAGCGGGGTTAGAATACCAAATCGACCCAGGCGAAGGTGTATTTTATGGACCGAAGATTGATGTGAAAATACGGGATGCGCTCGGAAGGTCATGGCAGTGCACTACAATCCAGGTCGATTTTAACCTGCCGGAGCGGTTTGATGTAAACTTCATTGGCTCCGATAACAGGGAGCATAGAACGATCATGATCCACCGGGCAATCTTTGGTTCGCTTGAAAGGTTTATCGGTGTATTGATAGAAAATTATGCGGGGGCATTTCCGGTATGGCTATCGCCTGAGCAGGTAGTGGTTTTGCCGATCGCAGATCGCCATAACGATTACGCGCTTGCGGTGGCGGATAGGTTGAAAGGTCTTGGGGCGCGTGCCAGGGCTGACGTGCGCACTGAATCTGTAAACAAAAAGATAAGAGATGCCCAGCTTATGAAAATTCCCTATATGCTTGTAGTTGGTGATAAAGAGATAGAGAATAACCAGGTTGCAGTGCGCGATCGAACTGGCAACCGCGGTCCCATGTCAATCGATATTTTTGCAGCAGAACTCGAAAAGTCGATGCGGCCGCCGGAAATCATCTGGCCTTCCGAAGCCGCTGATGGTGGAGCCGCTGATGGTGGGGCCATGCAAACGTAA